Genomic window (Coffea arabica cultivar ET-39 unplaced genomic scaffold, Coffea Arabica ET-39 HiFi ptg000106l, whole genome shotgun sequence):
TAACTCTGTAAATCATTTGATTTCCTAATTCACCATCAACTTCCCACTTACAATCAATCCCTTTGCATAGCTCCTCCTTAAATTTTTCATACACTTCATGTGTATATACACTTGCTGCATGCTGTAAAATCCTACAAGGAAATGTCATTGCCGGTGTACTTTGATTGCCTTTAAAATTTGCTACGGATTCATCATAGCGACGATCATCTAACAGCCTTTGGAAGTGTTCAAAAAATTCAAGTAAGCCATGTTTATAACTTACATACTTCTTTATCACACTGTTCATGGACTCACTTCGTTGGGTTGTGGTCATATCAGCACAGAAGGTTGTGGTCATATCATTCGATGTCAAATCAATGGTTGATCATAATAGCAGATAATCCATGTGATACATTTTAAACTTCCCCTGCATGCAACTATGGACTAACACAAATTCTGGACATCAGACTTGAAACTTTGCGCACATCAGGTTAGCTTCATCCATTTCCTTTTACAAACGAACTTCGACCAGGTTTTACATCAATGCGGCTTTGCATTAGTACAAGACAAGAATGTTGCAGTAGCCAGCAAGAATCTTGAAATAGAATTAGGAATCAGGGCAGCCTGCAATTGCATCTTATTACTCCTTATTCAGAAGTTGTGATCAAGGTAAGTTTGCATTCACTATAATACTTTTCCTGAACACACCATAgctgcatgttttttttttttttttacgtggAAAATACATCGTGAATGAGAACATGTTCCCAGGCATGAATCTTCACAAAAGGTCTGCTAATAAATCAAGAACCTACAGGGCCACAAGATTTGAAAGTCAGGCAGAATTAACTTCTTGCAGATTACAAAGCTACGTTGATGTTCCATTGTTCTGTAATGCAATTTGCCCATTCATTTCTGCGGGCGACTTCGTGTGACTAAAGGTGATAGTGTCTGGTATGGCAATTGGCAATCTACTTGCTTCTCTTCTTACGAGAacactttcttcttctctttcttcctttcgaTAAAGGAAAATAACGAGGACAATATGTCATAGGCTGTGAAATGCTAAACGAAGCATTCCGCGATTGAAGATCTTCTCTACCAAGTTGCTCACAGATCATATCAATCTCTCCCGTGAAGGAATGAAGCTTTTCTAACGTCTCCAACAAAACTAAGGGCATGCCATTCTTCCCATCAAAAAACTTCTTGGCCATCTCGTCAGTGGAATTTTTCTTGGCATTTCTTGATCTCGTAGAATAACCTACTAATTCATGTACAAGTTGATAAAAACATGTGAGGAGACAATCTTCCTTTGGACAGTCTACAGCGTCGAGTGCTTTATTCACAACTTCCTTGATTCATCTGGACACTCACTTTGCAAAGCTCCAAAGAACCTAAGTAAGAACTGAAGATACAGGCAGAGTACAGATGATTCAGTACCTACCTACCTCATGGAAAAAGTTTGTGGCATCCTCGAATTCTTGACTAGCCTCTAAGTAGAGCTCTTACTGCCTCACGAGCAGGTAGGAATGATAAATTGTTGCATAAATCTTCCCAGGAGTTGTACAAGTCATTTTCATCAAGAAATTTCTCCGGCTTATTCTCAATTAAACCAATCTGTTCTACTATTTCTGACACTTCTCTTGACAATTTTCATCACCTAATCAAATGTTAGTTGATGTGTTTTGGTTGCTCATATGCAAAGTTGACTGCGAAACGTAAAAGGGAATGGAAGGAGTACAAGCAGTTTATACGATACACTGAACATTGTAATAGGATCTGAAACCGCAATGCCTCTGCTCGCTTTTCTGGGACTGACCTCGTGGAATGAAAATTGACAACAGAAATAAGTAATGCTTAACCCATTTTAACCTGTTTCTCGAAATCAAACAGCTTTAAATAGTGTATATTGCTGACACAAAAGATCAAGAGACAGAGGACGTGATATTAAACGAACATATTAACTTTTTATTGTAAAACCTGTAAAAGATTAAAAGATATCCTGCATCGGAACAAGCAATTTGCGAACTTTGAGAGAGTTTGACGAATTTTTGTTTACATGCACTAGATGATTACTTCAAACGCATCAAGATAagtaataaaacaagtaaaaattgATATCAGTTCACTTGGGAGGTACCACAAGAACTAAAGGATTGTGTTTATTCAATGTCAAAAATATAAGCATTCCTAGCCAAATGGGATTCATTTGATTCTTGTCCATTCATATTCAACAAGACCTATTAGAAGCTTCCTGCTCAATCGTTAGCTAGGACTAGGAGAAAATCTCAGATCAATTTCAAGATAAAATGAACGAGGTACATGCCAAGACCTTGAAACGCTTTCATCATATGGCGTAGGGGCTGGCCTTCAACTCTCTTATGCAACATTTACGAAAAGTCTCAGCAAGATGGATGACAAGAAGCAATTCCATGTCAGTTGGGAAATCGAAATTGCAAGCTGCAGCTCAAAGCTTCCCTTTTATGCAGAGTGCTGAAATCTGTGACACGATTTTGGAGGCATCACAGATACATGCAATCCATACAATGTCAGGAAATGCAAGTGCAGGAATGGTGCGTCAATATAAACTTCATAAACTGCAAGTTTCAAGGACATCAACATAAAAGTACTGAAACAGGCATCAAGGAAACGTAGAATGGGAGGACCAACTTGTCAAATGCTAACTAAGACAAAAGCCATGAGTATGCATTTGGCAGTCACAGCGCATTTGTCACATGAGAGCGAAGTCTTACAAATGgttatttggaaagaaatttggaaacGAAGAAGTTGATAAACATTGGATATTTAAGAAAGAAAGAGGAATTGAAAGCACACCTTATGCGGAGTCCGGGTTACTGACACAAAAAGGGGAATAAAAATAAGTAGCTTCCTAGACAGAAAAGAGCAGAATACCATTAGCAATAGTAGGCGCAGGAAAAGACATTATTAAAATCTCAGACATATACCATTTGAATCAAAGTTCTTCCGTCTTAAGTTCAAACTATCAGGTGCAAGTAAAAGATCACAAGTCAAGAATCATACAAGGAGAATGTTTAACATACCGATCACTTCTGATAATAACATCAATGCCTTCAATCTCTTCTTGAATTTCTTTAGCAGAATTCTCAATAGGTTCACTACAATAGTGGACCTCAAGCCGCTGCAGGTTCTCAACACCAAAAGGGAACTTCTCCAAGAGCTTGCAAGATTTCAGAACAAGATGTTGAAGGCACCTAAAGTGGCGAAATATTGTTGCTTCCCAATGGATCAAATCCATGTTTTCAATTAGCAAATGCTTTAGACTACGAAAACCTTCTTCAGTTGGCCCCCATTTTGGTCCTTGGAAAGCATAATTTTTGagttgaagtacctcaaggttGGGTAACATGGCAATGGAGGTCATATATTTCCATGGTAAATAACtccaactcaaactcaaatgcCTAAGAGTCACTGGCAAAAGAGCCAAACCCAAAATCCTTCGCACTTCTCTTTTTTGTGTGTGGAAGGAACACTCCAGAGTTTCAAGTTCTTGCAAGTAAACAAGATTATTTAGGACTTGTGAGAAACTGTCTGTGCTGTAGTCTTCTCTAGTTTCACAAATTCCCAGTTTCTTAAGATGGGGCATGACACTGAAAACTTCCTTTGTGCAACTTGAAAATTGTATTGTATAGAGAGTTTGCAGGTGTTCTGAAGCAAATGGACGAGGAAGGTTATCTTGTACAGTGAAAGGATTCTTTAGATGACAAGCCACAGTAACATGCACATGCCTCAGTGAAGGCATGCTCCAATACTCCAGTAACAATGTTGGCCTACCGCCAGATTCCTGACAAAGCCATGGACCATGAATGACTAAGGTCTGGAGATTCCTCAGTTGGGATACTGAGGCAGGAAGCTCATAAGTAACATAGAGTGCAAGATACCTCAAATGTATCAGCTTTAATATTTGAACAGGGAAGTAATCGAAATGCAGAAAGAATACGTCTAATACTCTGAGCAACTTAAAGCCTAGTTGAAAGAATAGAATATCAGGTACTATATCAGTGCCCAATGTGAAACACACAAAAGATGAGACATGTGGGATTGCAGGTGCTGTAGTCGCATGACTGTAAGGATCCAAATGAAAACTGAGACGACGTTGATTACGCGTGCCTGCTTGAACACCTTTGGCACTTCTCCTTTGTATGACATGCATGAAGTTCTCCTTCTGAGCTTCT
Coding sequences:
- the LOC140004278 gene encoding putative late blight resistance protein homolog R1B-16 isoform X2, with amino-acid sequence MGGIGKTTLARKAFNDPYTVYHFYCRAWITVSQVYQARDLLLALWSSIAQSTDKMVEKSNAQLAEIVYRRLKGKRYVIVMDDMWSIDAWNDVKRCFPDDENGSRIVVTSRFKELATNVSPKKPPHCMNLLNIEQSWELLEKLIFGTASCPHELVGVGKQIAKRCRGLPLAIVVIAGVLSRDIGAYNCWNEIAEEVSSVVSTDPENCLDILALSYNCLPHHLKACFLYMGIFPEDCEIEVSKLINLWAAEGFLYLNSEKQLEQIGEDYLEDLIGRNLVLVEKKRFVGEVKTCRLHDFLRELCLKEAQKENFMHVIQRRSAKGVQAGTRNQRRLSFHLDPYSHATTAPAIPHVSSFVCFTLGTDIVPDILFFQLGFKLLRVLDVFFLHFDYFPVQILKLIHLRYLALYVTYELPASVSQLRNLQTLVIHGPWLCQESGGRPTLLLEYWSMPSLRHVHVTVACHLKNPFTVQDNLPRPFASEHLQTLYTIQFSSCTKEVFSVMPHLKKLGICETREDYSTDSFSQVLNNLVYLQELETLECSFHTQKREVRRILGLALLPVTLRHLSLSWSYLPWKYMTSIAMLPNLEVLQLKNYAFQGPKWGPTEEGFRSLKHLLIENMDLIHWEATIFRHFRCLQHLVLKSCKLLEKFPFGVENLQRLEVHYCSEPIENSAKEIQEEIEGIDVIIRSDRKLLIFIPLFVSVTRTPHKISALCIKGKL
- the LOC140004278 gene encoding putative late blight resistance protein homolog R1B-16 isoform X5; protein product: MGGIGKTTLARKAFNDPYTVYHFYCRAWITVSQVYQARDLLLALWSSIAQSTDKMVEKSNAQLAEIVYRRLKGKRYVIVMDDMWSIDAWNDVKRCFPDDENGSRIVVTSRFKELATNVSPKKPPHCMNLLNIEQSWELLEKLIFGTASCPHELVGVGKQIAKRCRGLPLAIVVIAGVLSRDIGAYNCWNEIAEEVSSVVSTDPENCLDILALSYNCLPHHLKACFLYMGIFPEDCEIEVSKLINLWAAEGFLYLNSEKQLEQIGEDYLEDLIGRNLVLVEKKRFVGEVKTCRLHDFLRELCLKEAQKENFMHVIQRRSAKGVQAGTRNQRRLSFHLDPYSHATTAPAIPHVSSFVCFTLGTDIVPDILFFQLGFKLLRVLDVFFLHFDYFPVQILKLIHLRYLALYVTYELPASVSQLRNLQTLVIHGPWLCQESGGRPTLLLEYWSMPSLRHVHVTVACHLKNPFTVQDNLPRPFASEHLQTLYTIQFSSCTKEVFSVMPHLKKLGICETREDYSTDSFSQVLNNLVYLQELETLECSFHTQKREVRRILGLALLPVTLRHLSLSWSYLPWKYMTSIAMLPNLEVLQLKNYAFQGPKWGPTEEGFRSLKHLLIENMDLIHWEATIFRHFRCLQHLVLKSCKLLEKFPFGVENLQRLEVHYCSEPIENSAKEIQEEIEGIDVIIRSDRFQHSA
- the LOC140004278 gene encoding putative late blight resistance protein homolog R1B-16 isoform X1 — translated: MGGIGKTTLARKAFNDPYTVYHFYCRAWITVSQVYQARDLLLALWSSIAQSTDKMVEKSNAQLAEIVYRRLKGKRYVIVMDDMWSIDAWNDVKRCFPDDENGSRIVVTSRFKELATNVSPKKPPHCMNLLNIEQSWELLEKLIFGTASCPHELVGVGKQIAKRCRGLPLAIVVIAGVLSRDIGAYNCWNEIAEEVSSVVSTDPENCLDILALSYNCLPHHLKACFLYMGIFPEDCEIEVSKLINLWAAEGFLYLNSEKQLEQIGEDYLEDLIGRNLVLVEKKRFVGEVKTCRLHDFLRELCLKEAQKENFMHVIQRRSAKGVQAGTRNQRRLSFHLDPYSHATTAPAIPHVSSFVCFTLGTDIVPDILFFQLGFKLLRVLDVFFLHFDYFPVQILKLIHLRYLALYVTYELPASVSQLRNLQTLVIHGPWLCQESGGRPTLLLEYWSMPSLRHVHVTVACHLKNPFTVQDNLPRPFASEHLQTLYTIQFSSCTKEVFSVMPHLKKLGICETREDYSTDSFSQVLNNLVYLQELETLECSFHTQKREVRRILGLALLPVTLRHLSLSWSYLPWKYMTSIAMLPNLEVLQLKNYAFQGPKWGPTEEGFRSLKHLLIENMDLIHWEATIFRHFRCLQHLVLKSCKLLEKFPFGVENLQRLEVHYCSEPIENSAKEIQEEIEGIDVIIRSDRKLLIFIPLFVSVTRTPHKFMKFILTHHSCTCIS
- the LOC140004278 gene encoding putative late blight resistance protein homolog R1B-16 isoform X6, which encodes MGGIGKTTLARKAFNDPYTVYHFYCRAWITVSQVYQARDLLLALWSSIAQSTDKMVEKSNAQLAEIVYRRLKGKRYVIVMDDMWSIDAWNDVKRCFPDDENGSRIVVTSRFKELATNVSPKKPPHCMNLLNIEQSWELLEKLIFGTASCPHELVGVGKQIAKRCRGLPLAIVVIAGVLSRDIGAYNCWNEIAEEVSSVVSTDPENCLDILALSYNCLPHHLKACFLYMGIFPEDCEIEVSKLINLWAAEGFLYLNSEKQLEQIGEDYLEDLIGRNLVLVEKKRFVGEVKTCRLHDFLRELCLKEAQKENFMHVIQRRSAKGVQAGTRNQRRLSFHLDPYSHATTAPAIPHVSSFVCFTLGTDIVPDILFFQLGFKLLRVLDVFFLHFDYFPVQILKLIHLRYLALYVTYELPASVSQLRNLQTLVIHGPWLCQESGGRPTLLLEYWSMPSLRHVHVTVACHLKNPFTVQDNLPRPFASEHLQTLYTIQFSSCTKEVFSVMPHLKKLGICETREDYSTDSFSQVLNNLVYLQELETLECSFHTQKREVRRILGLALLPVTLRHLSLSWSYLPWKYMTSIAMLPNLEVLQLKNYAFQGPKWGPTEEGFRSLKHLLIENMDLIHWEATIFRHFRCLQHLVLKSCKLLEKFPFGVENLQRLEVHYCSEPIENSAKEIQEEIEGIDVIIRSDRL
- the LOC140004278 gene encoding putative late blight resistance protein homolog R1B-16 isoform X4 translates to MGGIGKTTLARKAFNDPYTVYHFYCRAWITVSQVYQARDLLLALWSSIAQSTDKMVEKSNAQLAEIVYRRLKGKRYVIVMDDMWSIDAWNDVKRCFPDDENGSRIVVTSRFKELATNVSPKKPPHCMNLLNIEQSWELLEKLIFGTASCPHELVGVGKQIAKRCRGLPLAIVVIAGVLSRDIGAYNCWNEIAEEVSSVVSTDPENCLDILALSYNCLPHHLKACFLYMGIFPEDCEIEVSKLINLWAAEGFLYLNSEKQLEQIGEDYLEDLIGRNLVLVEKKRFVGEVKTCRLHDFLRELCLKEAQKENFMHVIQRRSAKGVQAGTRNQRRLSFHLDPYSHATTAPAIPHVSSFVCFTLGTDIVPDILFFQLGFKLLRVLDVFFLHFDYFPVQILKLIHLRYLALYVTYELPASVSQLRNLQTLVIHGPWLCQESGGRPTLLLEYWSMPSLRHVHVTVACHLKNPFTVQDNLPRPFASEHLQTLYTIQFSSCTKEVFSVMPHLKKLGICETREDYSTDSFSQVLNNLVYLQELETLECSFHTQKREVRRILGLALLPVTLRHLSLSWSYLPWKYMTSIAMLPNLEVLQLKNYAFQGPKWGPTEEGFRSLKHLLIENMDLIHWEATIFRHFRCLQHLVLKSCKLLEKFPFGVENLQRLEVHYCSEPIENSAKEIQEEIEGIDVIIRSDRNPDSA
- the LOC140004278 gene encoding putative late blight resistance protein homolog R1B-16 isoform X3, which produces MGGIGKTTLARKAFNDPYTVYHFYCRAWITVSQVYQARDLLLALWSSIAQSTDKMVEKSNAQLAEIVYRRLKGKRYVIVMDDMWSIDAWNDVKRCFPDDENGSRIVVTSRFKELATNVSPKKPPHCMNLLNIEQSWELLEKLIFGTASCPHELVGVGKQIAKRCRGLPLAIVVIAGVLSRDIGAYNCWNEIAEEVSSVVSTDPENCLDILALSYNCLPHHLKACFLYMGIFPEDCEIEVSKLINLWAAEGFLYLNSEKQLEQIGEDYLEDLIGRNLVLVEKKRFVGEVKTCRLHDFLRELCLKEAQKENFMHVIQRRSAKGVQAGTRNQRRLSFHLDPYSHATTAPAIPHVSSFVCFTLGTDIVPDILFFQLGFKLLRVLDVFFLHFDYFPVQILKLIHLRYLALYVTYELPASVSQLRNLQTLVIHGPWLCQESGGRPTLLLEYWSMPSLRHVHVTVACHLKNPFTVQDNLPRPFASEHLQTLYTIQFSSCTKEVFSVMPHLKKLGICETREDYSTDSFSQVLNNLVYLQELETLECSFHTQKREVRRILGLALLPVTLRHLSLSWSYLPWKYMTSIAMLPNLEVLQLKNYAFQGPKWGPTEEGFRSLKHLLIENMDLIHWEATIFRHFRCLQHLVLKSCKLLEKFPFGVENLQRLEVHYCSEPIENSAKEIQEEIEGIDVIIRSDRYLFLFPFLCQ